The Chryseobacterium sp. LJ668 genome segment GTAGATAAAATACCGGTAATAATACGTTCTCCATTGTTTTTATATATAAAATGAAGTATTTTCTCAAATACTTCATTTTATTTACTTTATAAATCAGTTATAAATCTTCTTCTTTTTTCTTTTTCCCGAAAAGTTTAACGAAATATTCCCAGCCGAAGAAAAGAACAAGAATCATTGCGGCGATCCACCAATATGAAGTTTTGTTGGCTTCACCGGTATTGGTTGCTTTAAACATTCTGTCCCAGCGGATTTTCATCCCAAAAAACGAACCTTTATTAGCTTGATAACTTGAACTATTATCTTTAAAAGCACCTTCTAAACTCATCCAGGTAAACATTGGTTTTCCAACGATGTTTGATTCCGGTACAAAACCAAAAAATCTTGCATCAAGTGAAGCATCCCTATTGTCACCGACCATCATATAATAATCCTGCTGAATTGTGTATTGATTGGCTTCTTTTCCGTTGATGAACATTTTACCGTTTTTATATTCTAATGTATTATGCTCATAGTTTTTAATGATCCACTGATATTCTGGTAACGTCTGTGTATTGATAGCAACAACATCACCTTTTTTAGGAATTTTAAGTGGCCCATATTGATCTTGGTTCCATCCTTTATTGATTGGGAAAATACAATTTGTAGTGTCAATTTTGCTAGAAAGTAGAGCTTCATCTAAATCATTTCTTAAAACTTCTCCGCTTTTGTCTTTTCGTGGAAAATATCTTATATCAACGTTTCCCTTTGCTTGAATTTCTTCTTTGAAGTCTAGAACCTGTGGAAGTGCTTTAATTTCTTTAGCAACTGAATTTGTTAGGCCTTGAAATAAATAAGTGAATCCTATAATAGTTTTCTGTTTTGTAATGGGATCTTCATTATAATTAGGCATTTCTTGAACAGGCAAAAATCCATAAATATTGTATAACGCAGAAATATCTAATTGACTAGATGTTTTCAAAATAAATGAATGCTGAACTTCCTGATCTCCCAAAACTGTTTCAGGTTTTCCGTTCACAAATAATCTTCCGTTTCTCATCTCGAAAGTATCACCTGCAACAGCAACACATCTTTTCACATAAGGATCAGCACGGTCAAGCGAAACGTGTACAGAATCTCGCGGATAGTTAAAAACTACAATATCATTTTTCTGAGGCTTATTGAATTGGAAAATTCTTTCATAAGGTAATTTTACTGCTTCCACATAAGATTTTGGATCATCTTTCGGGTTTCCTTTTTC includes the following:
- the lepB gene encoding signal peptidase I, which translates into the protein MNYFLTYLVYVLILSVLMGISTWKLFKKMGYSPLLAFVPFYNYFIILKETEHPKWWAILSYLPIVGPIMMSVFHIYLMKKFGKSLVQHQVLTVILPFIYMATVNYSKDAELEDENDLYLTEEEKSSKKKDTFAGSITFAVVFATIIHVFFTQPFGIPTGSMERTLLVGDFLFVNKWSYGYRLPMRPLAIPFLQGTILDTGEKGNPKDDPKSYVEAVKLPYERIFQFNKPQKNDIVVFNYPRDSVHVSLDRADPYVKRCVAVAGDTFEMRNGRLFVNGKPETVLGDQEVQHSFILKTSSQLDISALYNIYGFLPVQEMPNYNEDPITKQKTIIGFTYLFQGLTNSVAKEIKALPQVLDFKEEIQAKGNVDIRYFPRKDKSGEVLRNDLDEALLSSKIDTTNCIFPINKGWNQDQYGPLKIPKKGDVVAINTQTLPEYQWIIKNYEHNTLEYKNGKMFINGKEANQYTIQQDYYMMVGDNRDASLDARFFGFVPESNIVGKPMFTWMSLEGAFKDNSSSYQANKGSFFGMKIRWDRMFKATNTGEANKTSYWWIAAMILVLFFGWEYFVKLFGKKKKEEDL